From the Solanum lycopersicum chromosome 10, SLM_r2.1 genome, one window contains:
- the LOC138338780 gene encoding uncharacterized protein, translating into MEQSFTAARVPNAVKLSIITMYLMGDAKLWWRTQNANDVSASRPRIDTWNKLIKEMCGQFLPSNGSWLGRDMLKRLRQTTSVREYIKEFTSMMLDIQNNSDKDKLHNFILGMQGWAQNKLRRPNVKDLPGAITDADSLVDFLTIDPLMDVTST; encoded by the coding sequence ATGGAACAGTCTTTTACTGCTGCAAGGGTGCCTAATGCTGTCAAGTTAAGCATTATCACAATGTACTTGATGGGTGATGCTAAACTTTGGTGGAGAACTCAAAATGCAAATGACGTAAGTGCAAGTCGTCCTAGAATTGATACGTGGAATAagttaataaaagaaatgtgcGGTCAATTTCTTCCTAGTAATGGCTCTTGGCTTGGAAGGGATATGTTGAAAAGGCTAAGGCAGACGACTTCGGTGAGGGAATACATTAAAGAATTCACCTCTATGATGTTAGACATTCAAAACAACTCTGATAAGGATAAATTACACAACTTCATTTTGGGTATGCAAGGCTGGGCTCAAAACAAACTTCGGAGGCCGAATGTTAAAGATCTGCCTGGCGCAATTACTGATGCAGATTCGTTGGTTGATTTCCTAACAATTGATCCTTTGATGGATGTTACCTCTacttga